In Bacteroidales bacterium, a single genomic region encodes these proteins:
- a CDS encoding CYTH domain-containing protein: MAQEIERKFLVKGDFKKDAVKQTRITQGYLSSVPERTVRVRVKGEKGYITIKGIGSESGASRYEWEKEIPVAEVKELLKICEPGVIDKTRYEVPMGNFVFEVDEFYGENQGLIVAEIELKSESDKFEKPQWLGQEVTGDVKYYNSMLMKKPYTKW; encoded by the coding sequence ATGGCACAAGAAATAGAGAGAAAATTCCTTGTTAAAGGTGATTTTAAAAAAGATGCTGTAAAGCAGACCCGAATAACACAAGGCTACCTTTCATCGGTACCTGAAAGAACTGTTAGAGTTAGAGTTAAGGGCGAAAAAGGATATATTACAATCAAAGGCATTGGCAGTGAAAGCGGAGCAAGCCGTTATGAATGGGAGAAAGAGATACCTGTGGCAGAAGTTAAAGAGTTGCTGAAAATATGCGAACCCGGAGTAATAGACAAAACACGTTACGAAGTACCGATGGGTAACTTTGTATTCGAAGTTGACGAATTTTATGGTGAAAATCAGGGACTAATAGTTGCCGAAATTGAACTCAAATCAGAATCAGACAAATTTGAAAAACCACAATGGTTGGGACAAGAAGTAACAGGAGATGTAAAATACTACAACTCAATGTTAATGAAAAAACCATACACAAAGTGGTAA
- a CDS encoding lamin tail domain-containing protein → MKRTILSVMAIALLSTAAVLTSCKKEKKDNPPLIQGVEVLGTGPYTVTANIVDDNGALKSVDLFYKKSTESEFATVKMENTTGTAYSGEIPAQTEGDVIQYYVKAVNSVNLITYYPAGAPTTTAEFTVGGPSFDGFVINEIWAGAPSDNEKFIELYNYSSADIDISGVYFERNNQDTVGIIPNNTILAAGKYYILGTKNNTENPGNPAEPYDHSISSGFSAKKSVRLKMFSPSGALIDMFLRGAEDNLDVTISDLAPGSFCRIPNGTGDWKVVDNPTLRAENDATGAADIPNE, encoded by the coding sequence ATGAAGAGAACAATTTTAAGTGTAATGGCTATTGCTCTTTTGAGCACAGCAGCAGTTTTAACATCTTGTAAAAAAGAAAAAAAGGATAACCCGCCACTTATACAAGGTGTTGAAGTACTAGGAACAGGACCGTATACCGTTACCGCAAATATCGTTGACGATAACGGAGCATTAAAAAGCGTTGACCTTTTTTACAAAAAAAGCACAGAGTCGGAATTTGCTACAGTAAAAATGGAAAATACGACAGGAACTGCTTATTCAGGAGAAATACCTGCACAAACAGAAGGTGATGTAATACAATATTACGTAAAGGCTGTTAACTCGGTTAATTTAATAACTTATTACCCTGCAGGTGCTCCAACAACAACAGCTGAATTTACAGTTGGAGGACCAAGTTTTGATGGCTTTGTAATTAACGAAATATGGGCTGGAGCACCATCAGACAACGAAAAGTTCATTGAGCTTTACAATTATTCCAGTGCAGATATTGATATTTCGGGTGTATATTTTGAAAGGAACAACCAAGACACCGTTGGAATAATCCCCAATAATACTATTTTAGCTGCCGGAAAATATTACATTTTAGGAACTAAAAACAACACTGAAAATCCAGGCAATCCAGCTGAACCATACGATCATTCAATTTCATCTGGTTTCTCGGCAAAAAAATCAGTTCGTTTAAAAATGTTTAGTCCATCAGGAGCTTTAATAGATATGTTCTTACGCGGTGCTGAAGACAATCTTGATGTAACTATAAGTGACTTGGCACCAGGCTCATTCTGCAGAATACCTAACGGTACAGGTGATTGGAAAGTTGTTGATAATCCTACACTTCGTGCTGAAAACGATGCAACAGGCGCAGCAGATATTCCAAACGAATAG
- a CDS encoding TonB-dependent receptor has translation MKKQRLLIVSLLISMSCVVQAQTRNVTGVIKSNIDGKPIEGVEVRLKGDDVTAKSNENGNYSIAVEQKSTETLIFSHPDFEEMEVVVIGKNSIDLTLSSNTRLNQYGQTVEREPLVTEARDGVLTFESKDEKFKIWTDFRINVDFTKFFDNYDNNLSQNTLTGNPADAIQLSDGAHIRRARFAFKAQVSEKWYGEIDFDFRDLEVDINDAYLQYSVNDALSFQVGQFREPMGMMTNTTSRYVSFMERPMSCELDPSRHMGIGAKYSHPWFYAGLGLFSDEAFDKDAKDVRRKQRTGTEASKAVTGRIMGYPVKGNDIVLGIGAGGSYRTPQITDEGYNTVRFRTYDENRTSQKRFLDTDAVTNVQNILIANAELAFAYKSFRIQSEYKIMTLRRGQIYDDINYTGQNLEDANFGGYYIEASYYLFGDRQNFNYLDGEFTRINPKSKKGSVEIAARYSYLSLNDEEANVKGGEGKVTSLAVTYWAKKNVRIILNAAYVDHDENASSKYNWNVPKGGFDYYWVGTRFEIDF, from the coding sequence ATGAAAAAACAGAGACTATTAATCGTGAGCTTGCTTATTTCTATGTCATGTGTAGTGCAGGCTCAAACCAGAAATGTTACTGGTGTCATTAAGTCAAACATTGACGGAAAACCTATTGAAGGGGTAGAAGTTAGATTAAAGGGCGATGATGTAACAGCAAAATCGAACGAAAATGGCAATTACAGCATTGCTGTTGAACAAAAATCTACTGAAACCCTAATTTTTTCGCACCCGGACTTCGAAGAAATGGAAGTTGTGGTGATTGGGAAAAATAGCATTGACCTTACTCTTAGTAGTAATACACGTCTAAATCAATATGGACAAACAGTTGAAAGAGAGCCCCTTGTAACCGAAGCGAGAGACGGAGTGCTAACTTTTGAGTCTAAAGATGAAAAATTTAAAATATGGACAGACTTTAGAATCAATGTTGATTTTACAAAGTTTTTTGACAACTATGACAACAATCTTTCCCAGAATACCTTAACTGGAAATCCGGCAGATGCCATACAGCTTAGTGATGGTGCACATATACGTAGAGCGCGTTTTGCTTTCAAAGCGCAAGTTAGTGAAAAGTGGTACGGTGAGATAGACTTCGACTTCCGTGATCTCGAAGTTGACATTAATGATGCTTACCTACAATACAGCGTAAATGATGCTCTTAGTTTCCAAGTAGGACAATTTCGTGAGCCAATGGGCATGATGACAAACACCACTTCTCGCTATGTGTCATTTATGGAACGTCCTATGAGTTGCGAGCTCGACCCAAGTCGTCATATGGGTATTGGAGCAAAATACTCACATCCATGGTTTTATGCAGGATTAGGTCTATTTTCTGATGAAGCGTTCGATAAGGATGCTAAAGACGTACGCCGCAAACAACGCACCGGTACTGAGGCAAGTAAGGCAGTTACAGGTCGTATAATGGGATACCCGGTTAAGGGTAATGACATTGTCTTAGGAATCGGAGCAGGAGGTTCGTATCGCACACCACAAATTACCGACGAAGGATATAATACTGTTCGTTTCAGGACATATGACGAAAACCGCACTTCACAAAAACGTTTCTTAGACACAGACGCAGTTACAAACGTGCAAAATATTTTAATTGCCAATGCAGAACTTGCTTTTGCATATAAATCGTTCAGAATACAAAGTGAATACAAAATTATGACATTAAGACGTGGTCAAATATATGACGACATTAACTACACAGGTCAAAATCTAGAAGATGCGAATTTCGGAGGATACTATATTGAGGCATCATATTATCTATTTGGAGATCGTCAAAATTTTAATTACCTTGATGGGGAGTTTACACGTATCAATCCTAAATCTAAAAAAGGTTCAGTTGAAATAGCTGCTCGATACAGCTATCTAAGCTTGAATGATGAAGAGGCAAATGTTAAAGGAGGTGAGGGTAAAGTAACTTCGCTTGCAGTAACTTATTGGGCTAAGAAAAACGTGCGAATAATCCTTAATGCAGCTTACGTTGATCACGATGAAAATGCCTCATCAAAATATAATTGGAATGTTCCAAAAGGCGGATTTGATTATTATTGGGTTGGAACACGTTTTGAAATTGATTTTTAA
- a CDS encoding bifunctional UDP-N-acetylmuramoyl-tripeptide:D-alanyl-D-alanine ligase/alanine racemase: MRYILENIAEITNGTLYGNSKIEVETLLIDSRSLKFTKSVMFIALSGDSGNGHKYIRDLIEKGVKAFLVESLPQDIDFDGDIGFVVVENSLESLQKIAIYHRNNFSFPIVGITGSNGKTIVKEWLNFCLQDKYTITRSPKSYNSQIGVPLSVWELNDQTEVGIFEAGMSQPNEMGKLAEIIKPNIGIFTNIGDAHQENFQNHEQKLREKLLLFKYSEKVITSSENGEVVDVFRSTYPDKELITWGYSNSDRVKIVSKTNVANGQKVVAEFNNSELQFTIQFLDGASFQNAMNVVTFMSVWGYRASEIAEKIGQLQAVDMRLEIKAGRRNCTIINDSYNSDLVSLSTSLEYLAAQNQVEHKMVVVSDILQSGLPHKELYQKVADMVKFHSIDKFIGVGNHILQYRHLFSENSLFFPNTDNLIEYFDKFPPSNSVILLKGSRTFRFERVDRMLQERRHRTIMEVNLDALISNLRYFRSTLNKDTKVIAMLKAFGYGSGSHELATVLQHHRVDYLAVAFTDEAVQLRESGIKTPIMVMNPGIETFPEIVEYNLGPEVFGFDFLENFNNYLAKISIQNYPIHIKIDSGMNRSGFKPFEIEKLCKVLKNFKNVRVMSVFSHLAAADDPQFDSFTLQQIADFKQISERISAELNYSFFRHILNTAGTERFPQFQFDAVRLGIGLYGISFENNPSIKQVVTLRSQIMQIKEIEANETVGYSRKGVVNRKSTIATIPIGYADGYRRILGNGKGKMLVNGKIAYTIGNICMDMCMLDVTGLDAKEGDEVLIFGEDLPIYEIAESMGTIPYEVLTGISSRIKRVYYRE; the protein is encoded by the coding sequence ATGAGATATATACTTGAAAATATAGCTGAAATTACAAATGGAACGCTCTACGGCAATTCGAAAATTGAAGTAGAGACTTTGCTTATCGACTCAAGGTCGTTGAAGTTTACTAAATCGGTTATGTTTATTGCGCTTAGCGGAGATTCGGGTAATGGACATAAATATATAAGAGATCTTATTGAAAAGGGAGTTAAAGCCTTTTTGGTTGAGTCATTACCGCAAGACATTGATTTTGATGGAGATATTGGCTTTGTTGTGGTTGAAAATTCATTAGAATCACTCCAAAAAATTGCAATTTATCACAGAAATAATTTTTCATTTCCCATTGTCGGAATAACAGGTAGTAATGGAAAAACTATTGTTAAAGAGTGGCTAAACTTTTGTTTACAAGATAAATATACGATTACACGAAGTCCCAAAAGCTATAATTCGCAAATAGGAGTGCCACTTTCTGTTTGGGAACTTAACGACCAAACGGAGGTAGGAATATTTGAAGCTGGAATGTCGCAACCGAATGAAATGGGTAAACTCGCCGAGATAATAAAACCCAACATTGGCATTTTTACCAATATCGGAGACGCGCATCAGGAGAATTTTCAAAATCATGAGCAGAAGCTAAGGGAAAAGTTGTTGCTTTTCAAATACTCAGAAAAGGTAATAACATCTTCAGAAAACGGAGAGGTTGTTGATGTTTTTCGTTCTACGTATCCTGACAAAGAGCTTATTACGTGGGGATATTCAAATAGCGACAGAGTAAAGATAGTGTCAAAAACTAATGTTGCAAACGGACAAAAAGTTGTAGCAGAGTTCAATAATAGTGAGCTTCAGTTTACTATCCAATTCCTTGACGGTGCCTCTTTTCAGAATGCAATGAACGTTGTTACGTTTATGTCTGTTTGGGGTTATAGAGCCAGCGAAATAGCTGAAAAAATTGGACAGTTGCAAGCCGTCGATATGCGCCTTGAAATTAAAGCTGGTCGTAGAAACTGCACCATTATTAACGATAGTTACAACTCTGATTTAGTCTCCTTAAGCACTTCGTTAGAGTATTTGGCAGCCCAAAATCAAGTTGAACACAAAATGGTTGTTGTGAGCGATATTTTGCAAAGCGGATTGCCTCATAAAGAGCTATACCAAAAGGTTGCCGATATGGTAAAATTCCACTCTATCGACAAGTTTATCGGCGTTGGCAATCATATTTTACAGTATCGGCATCTATTTAGTGAAAACTCGCTGTTTTTTCCTAATACTGACAACCTTATAGAATACTTCGACAAGTTTCCCCCATCAAACAGTGTGATTTTATTAAAAGGAAGTCGCACATTCCGTTTTGAGCGTGTTGACAGAATGTTACAAGAACGGCGACACCGTACAATAATGGAGGTAAATCTCGATGCTTTGATTTCCAATTTGCGCTATTTCCGTTCTACATTGAATAAAGATACCAAAGTAATTGCAATGTTAAAAGCGTTTGGTTACGGTAGTGGTTCACACGAATTGGCAACAGTTTTACAACACCACAGAGTTGATTATCTGGCAGTTGCCTTTACAGACGAGGCTGTTCAGTTGCGTGAAAGCGGAATTAAAACACCTATTATGGTAATGAACCCCGGAATAGAAACTTTTCCTGAGATTGTTGAATACAACTTAGGTCCCGAAGTATTTGGTTTCGATTTTTTAGAGAATTTTAATAACTACTTAGCAAAAATCTCAATTCAAAATTACCCTATCCACATTAAAATAGACAGCGGTATGAATCGTTCAGGATTTAAGCCTTTTGAGATTGAGAAACTGTGCAAGGTTTTAAAAAACTTTAAGAATGTTAGAGTGATGTCAGTTTTTAGTCATCTCGCAGCAGCTGATGACCCTCAATTCGACAGTTTTACATTGCAACAAATAGCTGATTTCAAACAAATAAGCGAACGGATAAGCGCCGAATTAAACTATAGTTTTTTCAGACACATATTAAATACGGCAGGAACAGAGCGATTTCCACAATTTCAGTTTGATGCCGTGCGCTTAGGAATAGGACTTTATGGAATTAGTTTCGAGAACAATCCGTCAATAAAACAGGTAGTTACCTTGCGTTCGCAAATAATGCAAATAAAGGAGATTGAAGCAAACGAAACAGTCGGATACAGCCGTAAAGGTGTTGTAAATAGAAAATCGACTATTGCAACTATCCCTATTGGTTATGCAGACGGCTATAGACGGATATTAGGAAACGGCAAAGGGAAAATGCTTGTGAATGGCAAGATTGCGTACACAATAGGTAATATATGCATGGATATGTGCATGTTAGACGTAACAGGATTAGATGCTAAAGAGGGAGACGAAGTATTAATATTTGGAGAAGATTTGCCCATTTATGAAATTGCTGAAAGCATGGGAACAATACCATACGAGGTGCTTACAGGAATATCAAGTAGAATAAAACGAGTTTATTATCGTGAATAG
- a CDS encoding thymidine kinase: MQHDIQSGETIRQGCIEVIVGSMFSGKTEELIRRLRRAQYAKLKVEIFKPRIDVRYSEEEVVSHNSTSIRSTAVDSSGSILLLASDVDVVGIDEAQFFDKNIVDVCETLANNGVRVIVAGLDMDFLGRPFGPIPDLMAKAEYVTKVHAICVRCGSLASFSHRFDGGDKLVQLGEADQYEPLCRNCYNRTKAINNVQ; encoded by the coding sequence ATGCAACACGACATACAATCTGGCGAAACAATAAGACAGGGCTGCATTGAGGTAATTGTCGGCAGTATGTTTTCCGGAAAAACCGAAGAACTTATCAGGCGATTGCGTAGGGCGCAATATGCCAAGTTAAAGGTCGAGATTTTTAAACCACGGATTGATGTTCGTTACTCTGAAGAGGAGGTTGTTTCGCACAACTCCACTTCAATACGCTCAACAGCAGTAGATTCGTCGGGGAGTATTTTGCTGTTAGCCTCCGATGTTGATGTGGTTGGGATTGATGAAGCCCAGTTTTTCGATAAAAACATTGTCGATGTATGCGAAACGCTGGCTAACAACGGCGTAAGAGTAATTGTTGCAGGGTTAGATATGGATTTTTTAGGACGTCCTTTTGGTCCGATACCCGACCTTATGGCTAAGGCTGAATATGTTACTAAGGTTCATGCCATTTGTGTCCGTTGTGGGAGCTTAGCAAGTTTTTCGCACCGTTTTGATGGTGGCGATAAATTGGTTCAACTTGGTGAGGCCGATCAATATGAGCCGTTGTGTCGTAATTGCTATAATCGAACAAAAGCAATTAACAATGTGCAATGA
- a CDS encoding acyl transferase, whose translation MQSVNNDIFNNIDFEKTALELFHKQAESVEVYKTFIENLNIDSRSVDSIEKIPFLPVEFFKNFDVYCGENQPEIIFTSSSTTNTGQSRHLVSSIELYKKAFINSFSHFFGDPQKYCFLFLLPSYLEREGSSLVFMAQELINISSYKQSGFYLYDFQDLYNQLLENEKQKIPTILFGVTFALLDFAEEYQIPLKSTIIIETGGMKGRKREIVREEVHQILSNAFGLKHIYSEYGMAELLSQAYSKGDGLFSTPPWMRVLFYNTHNPLALSQTATGGINIIDLANKHSCAFIQTADIGRISSNNQFEVLGRLDYSEIRGCSLLAL comes from the coding sequence ATGCAAAGCGTTAATAATGACATATTTAATAATATTGATTTTGAAAAAACAGCTCTCGAGCTTTTTCATAAACAGGCTGAAAGTGTTGAAGTTTACAAAACATTTATCGAGAACTTAAATATAGATAGTCGTAGCGTAGATTCGATAGAAAAAATCCCTTTCCTACCTGTCGAGTTTTTTAAGAATTTTGATGTTTATTGTGGTGAAAATCAGCCCGAAATAATTTTTACAAGCAGCTCTACGACAAACACAGGTCAATCGAGGCACTTGGTTTCGAGCATAGAGCTTTATAAAAAGGCTTTTATAAATAGCTTTTCTCACTTTTTTGGAGACCCTCAGAAATACTGCTTTTTGTTTTTGCTACCGTCTTATCTTGAGCGTGAAGGCTCATCATTGGTTTTTATGGCTCAAGAGTTGATTAATATAAGTTCCTATAAACAAAGTGGATTCTATTTATATGATTTTCAAGACCTTTACAATCAATTGTTAGAAAACGAGAAGCAGAAAATCCCTACAATACTGTTCGGAGTAACATTTGCCCTACTTGATTTTGCTGAGGAGTACCAAATACCTTTAAAATCAACCATTATAATAGAAACCGGAGGAATGAAAGGGCGAAAGAGAGAGATTGTTCGCGAAGAGGTACACCAAATTCTTTCTAATGCCTTTGGTCTTAAACATATTTATAGTGAATACGGAATGGCAGAGCTTTTAAGTCAGGCCTATTCCAAAGGAGATGGTCTTTTCAGCACTCCACCGTGGATGCGAGTTTTATTTTACAATACACACAATCCTTTGGCACTGAGCCAAACAGCAACTGGAGGTATAAATATTATTGATCTTGCTAATAAGCACTCATGTGCATTTATTCAAACTGCTGATATTGGCAGAATTAGCTCAAACAACCAATTTGAGGTTTTAGGACGACTTGATTACAGCGAAATTCGTGGTTGTAGCTTGTTAGCATTGTAA
- a CDS encoding radical SAM protein — protein sequence MRVGLIFPNKDRKDKTIHVGLGYIASYARTEHPDIEFSLLDTRVATKKETRKFYQSDFDLIGITVLSPVYYEVIDVFKFIRTTKPNTPICLGGAYVTTIMEEIFEETPADFVVYGEGEITFSNLLNHLKGKMPIEQIHGIMYKKDEAIITNPPQEQIQNLDSIPYPAYDLFKMERYPVHRVVTSRGCPYKCVFCNSSSIWLGKWRKREPEKVAEEIEYLIKNYKKKTFIFSDNSFNVDLKRVEIFCNTILQKKLKFLWSTPVRVEIITSEIARLMKKSGCYNVGIGIESANNSILEKMQKKNSIEAIQKGIRIFREAGIEVMGQFVIGSPGDTLETVKESIEFAKNSELDFVMFYSILPFKGTAQWDYVLNHGKLYNTKIHEYHKIKPRIVFETPEFPYADRLKAIELAKKEGFYSDSNDKNLLFDIGKDIATKIQQFLPHKISQKLYIAMKNVYRKRFWKG from the coding sequence TTGAGAGTAGGATTAATTTTTCCAAATAAAGACAGAAAGGACAAAACTATTCATGTTGGATTGGGATATATTGCTTCTTATGCAAGAACAGAACATCCAGATATTGAATTCTCTTTGCTAGATACCAGAGTTGCAACTAAAAAAGAAACAAGAAAATTTTATCAATCTGATTTTGATTTGATTGGTATTACCGTTTTATCACCCGTTTATTATGAGGTTATTGACGTATTTAAGTTCATACGTACTACTAAACCCAATACCCCGATATGCTTAGGAGGAGCCTATGTAACAACAATAATGGAGGAGATATTTGAGGAAACTCCGGCTGACTTTGTTGTATATGGAGAAGGTGAAATAACATTCTCTAATTTACTGAACCATTTAAAAGGTAAAATGCCAATAGAACAGATTCATGGCATAATGTATAAAAAAGATGAAGCGATAATAACCAATCCACCACAAGAACAAATACAGAATTTAGACTCAATTCCTTATCCAGCCTACGATTTGTTTAAGATGGAACGGTATCCTGTGCATCGAGTTGTGACAAGCAGGGGATGTCCATATAAATGCGTTTTTTGCAACTCATCATCTATTTGGTTAGGAAAATGGAGAAAACGAGAACCAGAAAAAGTTGCTGAAGAAATTGAGTATTTAATAAAAAATTACAAAAAGAAAACATTCATCTTTAGTGACAATAGTTTTAATGTTGATTTAAAAAGAGTTGAAATTTTTTGCAATACGATACTGCAAAAAAAACTGAAATTTCTTTGGTCAACTCCTGTGCGAGTTGAAATAATAACAAGCGAGATTGCCCGGTTAATGAAAAAATCGGGGTGTTATAATGTCGGGATTGGAATTGAGTCTGCCAACAACTCGATTTTAGAGAAAATGCAGAAAAAAAACAGTATCGAAGCCATTCAAAAGGGTATTAGAATTTTTAGAGAAGCCGGAATTGAAGTGATGGGACAATTTGTAATCGGCAGTCCTGGTGATACATTGGAAACTGTTAAAGAATCAATTGAGTTTGCAAAAAACTCTGAGTTGGATTTCGTAATGTTTTATTCAATTTTACCATTTAAAGGCACTGCACAATGGGATTATGTTTTGAACCATGGAAAGCTTTATAATACAAAAATACATGAATATCATAAAATAAAGCCAAGGATTGTATTTGAAACACCTGAATTCCCGTACGCAGACAGATTAAAGGCGATAGAACTCGCAAAAAAAGAAGGTTTCTATTCTGATTCAAATGATAAAAATCTACTTTTTGATATAGGTAAAGATATAGCAACTAAAATACAACAATTTTTACCTCACAAAATTTCGCAAAAATTGTATATTGCCATGAAAAATGTGTATAGAAAGCGATTTTGGAAAGGTTGA
- a CDS encoding 1,4-alpha-glucan-branching enzyme, which translates to MSKAPNIITSDPLLSPYSYIIERRFKKAQNKIRELCGTEDKLVDFANGHHYYGLHRDENFWYMREYAPNATAIYMIGDFNDWCELPEYELVRINHHGDWQRTLPLSALQHGQQYKLSIHWKGGQGLRIPSYTRVAIQDDKTKLFAAQVWYPHTLYKWEAPKIKKVEYPIIYEAHVGMATEEERVGTFREFADNCLPNIAKGGYNTIQLMAIQEHPYYGSFGYHVSNFFAVSSRFGTPDDLKYLIDKAHQLGIAVIMDLVHSHSVKNTEEGLGEFDGSKGLYFHVDHRREHVAWDSLCFDYGKRQVLHFLLSNCKYWIEEYNFDGFRFDGITSMLYYNHGLESNFVNYDMYYDGNQDEDAIVYLTLANCLIHHLKPEAIVVAEDMSGMPGLAAPFDKWGIGFDYRLAMGIPDYWIKIIKELSDEQWRVGDIYYQLTNKRDEEKTISYAESHDQALVGDQTIIFRLIKDAMYTKMSKDIESLDVDRGIALHKLIRLITLACSGGGYLNFMGNEFGHPEWIDFPRQGNGWSYLYARRQWSLRDNQLLRYHFLSDFDREMIKVIKDNDAFENHYAHKIHENADNQILAFIRKNLVFIFNFNPSKAINNYPIEIEGGEYELVLNSDSKKFGGFSSVKDNQIFYTTPLVFENRRKALAIQVYVPPRVVIVLRKKEN; encoded by the coding sequence ATGTCAAAAGCACCAAATATCATTACTAGTGACCCACTTCTATCTCCTTATTCATACATAATTGAGAGACGATTTAAAAAGGCTCAAAACAAAATAAGGGAGCTATGTGGCACGGAAGATAAACTTGTCGATTTTGCCAACGGGCACCACTATTACGGCCTGCACCGTGATGAGAACTTTTGGTATATGCGCGAATATGCACCAAACGCCACCGCAATTTACATGATTGGCGACTTTAACGACTGGTGCGAACTGCCTGAATATGAACTTGTAAGAATAAATCATCACGGCGACTGGCAAAGAACACTGCCACTAAGTGCGCTACAACACGGACAACAATATAAACTCTCTATTCACTGGAAAGGCGGACAAGGACTGAGAATCCCATCATACACAAGAGTTGCTATACAAGATGATAAAACAAAGTTGTTTGCAGCCCAAGTCTGGTACCCTCACACTCTATACAAATGGGAAGCTCCGAAAATAAAAAAGGTTGAATATCCAATAATATACGAAGCACACGTAGGTATGGCAACCGAAGAAGAGCGGGTTGGCACTTTCAGAGAGTTTGCCGACAACTGCTTGCCAAATATCGCCAAAGGAGGATATAATACCATACAGTTAATGGCAATTCAGGAGCACCCCTACTATGGTTCCTTTGGCTATCACGTATCGAATTTTTTTGCTGTCTCATCGCGCTTTGGAACTCCTGACGATTTGAAATATTTAATCGACAAGGCTCACCAACTTGGAATTGCTGTAATAATGGATTTGGTCCATTCTCACAGCGTTAAAAACACCGAAGAGGGGCTCGGAGAGTTTGACGGATCTAAAGGATTATACTTTCACGTTGACCACAGACGTGAACACGTAGCGTGGGATTCACTATGTTTTGATTACGGAAAAAGACAGGTTCTTCACTTCCTGCTCTCTAACTGCAAATATTGGATTGAAGAGTACAACTTCGATGGCTTCCGTTTCGACGGCATTACCAGCATGTTATATTACAATCATGGATTAGAGTCTAATTTCGTAAACTACGATATGTATTACGATGGAAATCAAGACGAAGACGCAATTGTTTATCTTACGTTAGCCAACTGCTTGATACATCATCTTAAACCAGAAGCTATTGTGGTAGCAGAAGATATGAGCGGCATGCCCGGACTTGCCGCTCCGTTCGATAAATGGGGCATTGGATTTGACTACCGACTTGCAATGGGGATACCCGATTACTGGATAAAAATAATAAAAGAACTATCTGACGAGCAGTGGCGCGTAGGCGACATATATTATCAACTAACAAATAAAAGAGACGAAGAAAAAACAATAAGCTATGCCGAATCACATGACCAGGCGTTGGTTGGAGATCAAACAATCATTTTCAGGTTGATAAAAGATGCAATGTACACCAAAATGAGCAAAGACATCGAAAGCCTTGATGTTGACAGAGGTATAGCATTACACAAGTTAATTCGCCTGATCACTCTTGCATGTTCTGGCGGTGGATATCTGAACTTTATGGGCAACGAGTTTGGTCACCCCGAATGGATAGATTTTCCACGTCAGGGAAATGGGTGGTCGTATTTGTATGCCCGTCGTCAATGGAGTTTGCGAGACAATCAGCTTTTACGATACCATTTCCTATCTGACTTTGACAGAGAAATGATAAAAGTTATTAAAGATAACGATGCCTTTGAAAATCACTATGCACATAAAATCCATGAAAATGCTGATAATCAGATATTAGCATTTATTAGGAAAAATCTCGTTTTTATATTTAATTTCAATCCTTCCAAGGCTATCAACAACTATCCTATTGAAATAGAGGGTGGGGAATATGAACTTGTGCTAAACAGTGATTCGAAGAAGTTTGGAGGCTTCAGTTCTGTTAAGGACAACCAAATATTCTACACTACACCATTAGTATTTGAAAACAGACGTAAAGCTTTGGCAATTCAAGTGTACGTTCCTCCAAGAGTAGTAATAGTTTTACGAAAAAAAGAGAATTAA